The following coding sequences lie in one Pseudomonas sp. B33.4 genomic window:
- a CDS encoding LysR family transcriptional regulator codes for MDLRQLRYFIALNEHRSFVRAADAMGITQPAFSRSIQGLEQEFGCVLVDRGNKDLRPTPEGQVVLQHALSLVQGAALLSAEVTQMTKLDAGEVHFGCGPAPAVKLVPDAVAQFINAHPKVRTCFQVDNWEKLSRALSREEIEFFIADIRHFESDPNFQTQALTPKRGVFFCRPGHPLLAKESLSTNDMFDYPLATTLIPPGIRKLLANLSGRIDFSPTIETEHFPALVKVVLQSNAIGVGTEEAFVEDIAKGSLVLLHWRNLPQNLESMNARCGIVSRTGFRLSPAARAMIETLVAVDRQEVSVAV; via the coding sequence ATGGATCTTCGCCAGTTGCGTTACTTCATCGCCCTCAACGAACACCGCAGTTTTGTCCGTGCGGCGGATGCGATGGGCATCACTCAACCGGCGTTCAGCCGCAGTATTCAGGGGCTCGAGCAGGAGTTCGGCTGCGTGCTGGTGGATCGCGGCAACAAAGATTTGCGCCCCACGCCTGAGGGCCAGGTGGTGCTGCAACACGCCTTGAGCCTGGTCCAAGGTGCCGCGCTGCTCAGCGCCGAAGTGACGCAGATGACCAAGCTCGATGCCGGTGAGGTGCACTTCGGTTGCGGCCCGGCGCCAGCGGTGAAACTGGTACCGGACGCGGTGGCGCAATTCATCAATGCGCACCCGAAAGTGCGCACCTGTTTTCAGGTGGATAACTGGGAAAAACTCAGTCGCGCGTTGAGCCGTGAAGAGATCGAATTCTTTATTGCCGACATCCGCCATTTCGAGTCCGACCCGAACTTCCAGACCCAGGCACTGACGCCAAAACGCGGTGTGTTTTTTTGCCGGCCGGGGCATCCGTTATTGGCCAAGGAAAGCCTGTCGACCAACGACATGTTCGACTACCCGCTGGCGACCACGCTGATCCCGCCGGGCATTCGCAAATTGCTGGCAAACCTCAGTGGCCGCATCGATTTTTCACCGACCATCGAGACTGAGCACTTTCCGGCGCTGGTGAAGGTGGTGCTGCAATCGAATGCGATCGGCGTCGGTACGGAAGAGGCGTTTGTCGAGGACATTGCCAAGGGCTCGCTGGTGTTGCTGCACTGGCGCAATCTGCCGCAGAACCTGGAGAGCATGAATGCGCGCTGCGGGATCGTCAGCCGCACCGGATTTCGCTTGTCGCCGGCGGCAAGGGCGATGATCGAGACGTTGGTGGCGGTGGATCGGCAGGAAGTCAGCGTCGCCGTTTAG
- a CDS encoding TauD/TfdA family dioxygenase has product MSNAALAVKPAVHALEIHPVAGRIGAEIRGVHLSGELDAATVEAIQQALVQYKVVFFREQTQLDDQRQEAFAHLLGEPVAHPTVPSREGTRYLLELDGAEGQRANSWHTDVTFVDAYPKASILRSVVAPAFGGDTLWANTATAYNGLPIELRELADKLVAVHSNEYDYASAKPDVSAEKLERYRKVFTSTVYETEHPVVRVHPISGEKSLLLGHFVKRIKGYSQADSAHLFGLLQSHVIRQENTVRWRWKAGDVAIWDNRSTQHYAIDDYGTQDRVVRRVTLKGEVPVGASGQRSQTIKGRD; this is encoded by the coding sequence ATGAGCAATGCCGCACTCGCAGTAAAACCCGCTGTCCACGCGCTGGAAATTCATCCGGTGGCCGGTCGTATCGGCGCCGAGATTCGTGGCGTGCATTTGTCCGGTGAGCTGGACGCCGCCACCGTCGAAGCCATTCAACAGGCACTGGTTCAGTACAAAGTCGTGTTCTTCCGCGAACAGACCCAACTCGACGATCAGCGTCAGGAGGCCTTCGCCCATCTGCTCGGCGAGCCGGTGGCGCACCCGACCGTGCCGTCGCGTGAAGGCACGCGTTATCTGCTTGAGCTGGACGGCGCTGAAGGCCAGCGCGCCAACTCCTGGCACACCGACGTGACCTTCGTCGACGCCTACCCGAAAGCCTCGATCCTGCGCTCGGTGGTCGCCCCGGCCTTCGGCGGCGACACGCTGTGGGCCAACACCGCGACGGCGTACAACGGCTTGCCGATCGAGCTGCGTGAACTGGCCGACAAACTGGTCGCCGTGCACAGCAACGAATACGACTACGCCAGCGCCAAGCCGGACGTCTCGGCGGAGAAGCTTGAGCGCTATCGCAAGGTCTTCACCTCCACCGTTTACGAGACTGAGCACCCGGTGGTCCGCGTACACCCGATCAGCGGCGAGAAGAGCTTGCTGCTGGGGCATTTCGTCAAACGCATCAAGGGTTATTCGCAGGCGGATTCGGCACACCTGTTCGGGCTGTTGCAGAGCCATGTGATCCGTCAGGAAAACACCGTGCGCTGGCGCTGGAAGGCCGGTGACGTGGCGATCTGGGATAACCGCTCGACGCAGCACTATGCGATTGATGATTACGGGACTCAGGATCGCGTGGTGCGTCGGGTGACGTTGAAGGGTGAAGTGCCGGTTGGAGCTTCGGGACAGCGTAGCCAGACCATCAAAGGTCGCGATTGA
- a CDS encoding alkaline phosphatase family protein produces the protein MPTPPNPVRNVLYIMCDQLRRDYLSCYGHPHLHTPNIDRLAAAGVRFSRAYTQGTICGPSRMSAYTGRYVSSHQVAWNAVPLPLEELTIGDYLRPHGIRTALVGKTHATANVDALQRLAINPDSEQAEILNEVGFEPYMRHDGIYPDDPLFDDKRESAPYTHYLREHGFDGKNPWHDWANAAEGENGEILSGWKMRHSNLPARIPEQHSETVYTTNRAIDFITEQGEKSWCLHLSYIKPHWPYIVPAPYHALYSTKSILEAVRATPSEASKHPVYTAFRQHEESLNFSRDSVRLTVIPTYMGLIKQVDDQLGRLFDFLQSNGRWDDTLIVFTSDHGDFLGDHWLGEKEFLLEQAVGVPLIVRDPRVAADTTRGTVDDRLAETIDALPTFLEALGLPGAEHRLEGRSLIPLLHGENPDWRRYAISEYDYAFQAPARERLGQPIDRCRMTMVRSERWKYLAYDGFRPQLFDLLNDPQELHDLGDEPAYAAVREEHAGYLFEWVRGLKRRTTISHQEIDLRGQRFRYGEPEAEKVVQIGVW, from the coding sequence ATGCCCACCCCGCCAAACCCCGTGCGCAACGTGCTGTACATCATGTGCGATCAACTGCGCCGCGATTATCTGTCCTGCTATGGCCATCCGCACCTGCACACACCCAACATCGATCGCCTCGCTGCCGCCGGCGTGCGTTTCAGCCGCGCCTACACCCAAGGCACGATCTGCGGCCCATCGCGGATGTCGGCTTATACCGGTCGCTACGTCAGCAGCCATCAAGTGGCGTGGAACGCCGTGCCGTTGCCGCTGGAAGAACTGACCATCGGCGATTACCTGCGCCCGCACGGCATCCGTACCGCACTGGTCGGCAAGACCCACGCCACGGCGAATGTCGATGCCTTGCAACGGCTGGCGATCAATCCTGACAGCGAGCAAGCCGAAATCCTCAACGAAGTCGGCTTCGAACCGTACATGCGCCACGACGGCATCTATCCCGACGATCCGCTGTTCGACGACAAACGCGAATCCGCGCCCTACACCCATTACCTGCGCGAGCACGGTTTCGACGGCAAAAATCCCTGGCACGACTGGGCCAATGCTGCCGAAGGTGAGAACGGCGAAATCCTCAGCGGTTGGAAAATGCGTCATTCGAATTTGCCAGCACGAATTCCCGAGCAACACTCAGAGACTGTCTACACTACAAATCGAGCCATCGACTTCATCACCGAGCAAGGCGAGAAATCGTGGTGTTTACACCTTTCCTATATCAAACCGCACTGGCCCTACATCGTACCAGCGCCGTACCACGCCTTGTACAGTACGAAATCGATTCTCGAAGCGGTCCGAGCGACGCCCTCCGAAGCCAGCAAACACCCCGTATACACTGCCTTTCGCCAGCATGAGGAAAGCCTCAACTTCTCCCGCGACTCAGTACGATTGACTGTAATCCCTACGTACATGGGTTTGATCAAGCAGGTGGATGATCAACTCGGACGGCTGTTCGATTTTCTGCAGAGCAATGGCCGCTGGGATGACACGTTGATCGTGTTCACCAGCGATCACGGCGATTTCCTCGGTGATCACTGGCTCGGCGAGAAGGAGTTTTTGCTGGAGCAGGCGGTGGGGGTGCCGTTGATCGTTCGTGACCCTCGGGTGGCGGCGGATACGACGCGCGGGACAGTCGATGATCGACTGGCGGAAACCATTGATGCGTTGCCGACCTTTCTTGAAGCACTGGGATTGCCGGGGGCGGAGCATCGGCTTGAGGGGAGATCGTTGATCCCGCTTCTGCACGGCGAAAATCCGGACTGGCGACGCTATGCAATCAGCGAATACGACTACGCCTTTCAGGCGCCGGCGCGTGAGCGTCTGGGCCAGCCGATCGACCGTTGCCGCATGACCATGGTGCGCAGCGAGCGCTGGAAATACCTGGCGTACGACGGTTTTCGACCGCAGTTGTTTGATCTGCTGAATGATCCGCAGGAGTTGCATGATTTGGGTGATGAACCGGCGTATGCGGCGGTGCGCGAGGAACACGCGGGGTATTTGTTTGAGTGGGTGCGCGGGTTGAAGCGGCGCACGACGATCAGTCATCAGGAGATTGATTTGCGTGGGCAGCGGTTTCGTTATGGTGAGCCGGAAGCCGAGAAGGTTGTTCAGATTGGTGTTTGGTAG
- a CDS encoding LysR family transcriptional regulator — protein sequence MHIDLRQLRHFIALAEQRSFVAGAQAVNLSQSAFSRSIQALEHSVGCQLVDRGRKELPPTKQGQVLLEHARRLVSGAKQMANEISQFNGLEAGELRFGCGPAPAAGLIPRAIGSFIGRYPKARVQFQVDDWQSLSKRLMSEEFEFFVADTRYFEADPDYLTHRLRPRKWHFCCRAGHPLATFDKVSAEQLMSYPLAVSIRPPNLRKVIVDLSGRPDFTPNVECENSSSLLSVVLRSDAIGIVGAYSDALHQAKGELVCLRIEGLADDLEELYTRYGIVSRAGYRLSPLAEAMIEQIKAIDAEDEEVCSLDGLAV from the coding sequence ATGCATATCGACTTGCGTCAACTTCGTCACTTCATCGCCCTGGCTGAACAACGCAGCTTTGTGGCTGGCGCGCAGGCGGTGAACCTGTCGCAGTCGGCGTTCAGCCGCAGCATTCAGGCACTCGAGCACAGCGTTGGCTGTCAGTTGGTCGATCGCGGGCGCAAGGAATTACCGCCGACCAAGCAGGGTCAGGTCCTGCTCGAACATGCGCGGCGACTGGTCAGTGGTGCGAAGCAGATGGCCAACGAGATCAGCCAGTTCAATGGGCTGGAGGCTGGGGAATTGCGTTTCGGTTGTGGGCCGGCGCCGGCGGCGGGATTGATTCCGCGTGCGATCGGCAGCTTTATCGGGCGCTATCCGAAAGCGCGGGTGCAATTTCAGGTCGATGACTGGCAGAGCCTGAGCAAGCGCCTGATGAGCGAGGAGTTCGAATTCTTTGTCGCTGACACACGCTACTTCGAGGCGGATCCGGATTATCTGACGCACCGGTTGCGGCCGCGTAAATGGCATTTCTGTTGCCGCGCAGGGCATCCGCTGGCGACTTTCGATAAGGTCAGCGCAGAGCAATTGATGAGCTATCCGCTGGCGGTGAGCATTCGTCCGCCGAACCTGCGCAAGGTCATTGTCGATCTCAGTGGACGGCCGGATTTCACCCCGAATGTCGAGTGTGAAAACAGCTCGAGTCTGCTCAGCGTGGTGCTGCGCTCCGATGCGATCGGGATTGTCGGGGCGTATTCCGATGCGCTGCATCAAGCCAAGGGAGAGTTGGTGTGTTTGCGCATTGAAGGGTTGGCGGATGATCTTGAGGAGCTATACACCCGCTATGGGATTGTCAGCCGGGCAGGGTATCGGTTATCGCCGTTGGCCGAGGCGATGATTGAGCAGATCAAAGCGATTGATGCTGAGGATGAAGAAGTCTGTTCACTGGACGGACTCGCTGTCTGA
- a CDS encoding TonB-dependent receptor, whose amino-acid sequence MSPLNLASPLTPRRLKRLPLALLLAGSASWTHGYAADSETPAPVPAGKPAANSSQLETVTVTTRRREESSQDVPTPMSVVSGQNLETQRVYRIQDLQQLVPSVNVAYMHARQSSVSIRGLGNNPASDGLEGSVGLYIDNVYLGRPGMAVFDLMDIEQLEVLRGPQGTLFGKNTTAGVINISTRAPTFTPERSIETSVGEDGYFQTKGTISGPLNDQLAGRFSAYRTRSDGDIKNEYDGHDLNGGSREGFRAQLLFKPNEDFNLRWIGDYNEEDSSAGTRVLYNTGPTINGVNLYQSRANAAGATLVNGSHRKVNLDNDQHVTVHQGGTSVEANWTLPSDFTLTSISSYRFWNFTPRNDDGLNVPASYNAGVSVEDKQYSQEFRLASPKGEFFDYVVGAYYFGSDLDNKSFAYYGPQADIWNGTPAGALANVTSVGNGHIKTDSFALFAQGTWHLTERLDFTAGVRGTYEEKSAWVTRNAPVGGATVTGAAATARRGRAGAYDSGDLNQYSSSPSGLLNLSYRITDDVLGYATLSHGEKSGGVNLAVGSAPVAGADSLLIGTERANNAELGFKSTLWDHRLQLNANVFWTQVNAYQTNAYDAENRVQYLTNAGSVRSRGVEFESTVIPLRGLTLNINGSYNDVSYLSYKDAPCPPEVSQAPGAPASCDLSGHQVVGASKWIGNANGEYKWNLDNGFEPYVTASYAFRSKAVGTVEDSDYGQIPSYAVVNFSTGLRGDFNQGQWDVSLWLKNAFDKTYYTTLWTGGNGGYEGLLGTPRTLGVTGRYDF is encoded by the coding sequence ATGAGTCCGTTGAACCTTGCGTCACCCTTAACGCCACGACGGCTCAAACGCCTGCCTCTGGCCCTGTTGCTGGCAGGAAGCGCGAGCTGGACTCACGGCTACGCCGCCGATTCTGAAACCCCGGCGCCGGTGCCGGCCGGCAAGCCTGCCGCCAACAGTTCGCAACTGGAAACCGTGACCGTCACCACCCGTCGCCGCGAAGAAAGTTCGCAAGATGTACCAACGCCAATGAGCGTGGTCAGCGGGCAGAATCTGGAGACGCAACGGGTCTACCGGATTCAGGATTTGCAGCAACTGGTGCCGAGCGTCAATGTCGCCTACATGCATGCGCGGCAGTCCAGCGTATCGATCCGTGGCCTGGGTAATAACCCGGCCAGCGATGGCCTGGAAGGCAGCGTTGGTCTGTACATCGACAACGTCTATCTGGGCCGCCCGGGGATGGCGGTGTTTGACTTGATGGACATCGAACAGCTCGAAGTCTTGCGTGGGCCGCAGGGCACGCTGTTCGGCAAAAACACCACCGCCGGGGTGATCAACATCAGCACCCGCGCGCCGACCTTTACGCCCGAACGCAGCATCGAAACCTCGGTCGGCGAGGACGGTTATTTCCAGACCAAGGGCACGATTTCCGGGCCGCTCAATGATCAACTGGCCGGACGCTTTTCGGCTTATCGAACCCGTAGTGACGGCGACATCAAGAACGAATACGACGGCCATGATCTCAACGGTGGCTCGCGCGAGGGCTTCCGCGCGCAACTGCTGTTCAAGCCCAACGAAGATTTCAACCTGCGCTGGATCGGTGACTACAACGAAGAAGATTCCAGCGCCGGCACCCGCGTGTTGTACAACACCGGGCCGACCATCAACGGCGTCAACCTATATCAGTCGCGTGCCAATGCGGCTGGCGCAACGCTGGTCAACGGCTCGCACCGCAAGGTCAATCTGGACAACGACCAGCACGTCACCGTGCATCAGGGCGGCACCTCGGTGGAGGCCAACTGGACGCTGCCGAGCGACTTCACACTGACCTCGATCAGCTCCTATCGCTTCTGGAATTTCACCCCGCGCAACGACGACGGCCTCAACGTGCCGGCCAGTTACAACGCCGGGGTTTCGGTGGAAGACAAACAGTATTCGCAGGAATTTCGCCTGGCCTCGCCCAAGGGTGAGTTCTTTGATTACGTGGTCGGTGCCTACTACTTTGGCTCGGATCTGGACAATAAATCCTTTGCCTATTACGGACCCCAGGCCGATATCTGGAACGGCACGCCGGCCGGTGCACTGGCCAACGTCACCAGCGTCGGCAACGGTCATATCAAGACCGACAGCTTTGCGCTATTCGCCCAAGGCACTTGGCACCTCACCGAGCGGCTGGATTTCACCGCCGGGGTGCGTGGCACTTATGAAGAGAAATCCGCCTGGGTCACGCGCAATGCACCGGTGGGTGGTGCAACGGTGACGGGTGCTGCGGCAACGGCCAGGCGCGGTCGTGCCGGCGCTTACGATTCCGGCGACTTGAATCAGTACAGCTCCAGTCCCTCCGGGCTGCTCAACCTCAGCTATCGAATTACCGATGATGTTCTGGGCTACGCCACGTTGTCCCACGGCGAGAAATCCGGCGGGGTTAACCTCGCCGTCGGATCCGCGCCGGTGGCCGGCGCCGATTCGCTGTTGATCGGTACTGAACGCGCGAACAACGCCGAACTGGGTTTCAAGAGCACGCTGTGGGATCACCGTCTGCAACTCAACGCCAACGTGTTCTGGACTCAGGTCAACGCTTACCAGACCAACGCCTACGACGCGGAAAATCGCGTCCAGTACCTGACCAACGCCGGTTCCGTGCGTTCGCGCGGCGTCGAGTTCGAGAGCACGGTGATCCCGCTGCGCGGTCTGACCCTGAACATCAACGGCTCCTACAACGACGTTAGCTACCTCTCGTACAAAGATGCCCCGTGCCCGCCGGAAGTCAGTCAGGCGCCGGGTGCTCCAGCGTCTTGCGACCTCAGCGGGCATCAAGTGGTCGGCGCCTCGAAGTGGATCGGTAACGCCAACGGCGAATACAAATGGAATCTGGATAACGGCTTCGAACCTTACGTCACCGCGAGCTACGCATTCCGCTCGAAAGCGGTCGGTACGGTCGAGGATTCCGACTACGGCCAGATCCCCAGTTACGCCGTGGTCAACTTCTCCACCGGCCTGCGGGGCGACTTCAACCAAGGCCAGTGGGACGTGTCGCTGTGGCTGAAAAATGCCTTCGACAAAACCTACTACACGACCCTGTGGACAGGCGGCAACGGCGGCTATGAAGGCCTGCTCGGCACACCGCGCACCCTCGGCGTCACCGGTCGCTACGACTTCTGA
- a CDS encoding aryl-sulfate sulfotransferase, producing MLRIKTALPVLLSGAVLSAGAFAAPSVYPTGVTRYDPNKAFNQYVIFSGADKQTHLIDMNGNEVKTWPQAGFPSAIIDPKLVGGERGHVLLQLSEKDPGKLGSAGNGLGNQSVGELDWNGKVVWQWGDKAPGGAAQQHHDQRRLSNGNTVVLANKVHKVKGFKVPEVIDDAIYEVSPDGAVKWQWLASEHLNEFGFTAEQLKLVRASENPDYLHINNLSLVGPNKWFDAGDKRFNPDNLLIDSRNANFIAIIDKNSGKVVWRLGPNLPLINPKTAQKLPRPVDQFVGQHDAHIIPAGLPGAGNLLVFDNQGSAGYPNVTLGLISGSRVLEIDPLKNEIIWQYSAANSKQPGWAFYSSFISSARRLPNGNTLIDEGMNGRFFQVTAGGENVWEYVSPYLGKAPGSDAISNWVYRALPVSYDWVPTDTPRSETAVIAPVVGVQQTNASR from the coding sequence ATGTTGCGTATCAAAACCGCTTTGCCGGTGTTGCTGTCCGGCGCAGTGCTCAGTGCCGGCGCCTTCGCCGCGCCGAGTGTCTACCCGACCGGCGTCACCCGTTACGACCCGAACAAGGCGTTCAACCAGTACGTGATTTTCAGCGGCGCCGACAAACAGACACACTTGATCGACATGAACGGCAACGAGGTGAAAACCTGGCCACAGGCAGGTTTCCCGTCAGCGATCATCGATCCAAAACTGGTCGGCGGCGAGCGCGGGCATGTGCTGCTGCAACTGAGTGAAAAGGATCCCGGCAAACTCGGTTCGGCCGGCAACGGTCTGGGCAATCAGAGCGTCGGTGAACTGGACTGGAATGGCAAAGTCGTCTGGCAGTGGGGCGACAAGGCCCCCGGCGGCGCGGCGCAGCAGCATCACGATCAACGCCGGTTGAGTAACGGCAACACGGTGGTGCTGGCGAACAAGGTGCATAAGGTCAAAGGCTTCAAAGTCCCTGAGGTGATCGACGATGCGATCTATGAAGTCAGCCCCGACGGCGCGGTGAAATGGCAGTGGCTGGCGTCCGAGCATCTCAATGAATTCGGCTTCACCGCCGAGCAGTTGAAGCTGGTGCGCGCCAGTGAAAATCCGGACTACCTGCATATCAACAACCTCAGTCTGGTCGGGCCGAACAAGTGGTTCGATGCCGGTGACAAACGCTTCAATCCGGACAACCTGTTGATCGATTCACGCAACGCCAACTTCATCGCGATCATCGACAAGAACAGCGGCAAAGTGGTCTGGCGTCTCGGCCCGAACCTGCCGCTGATCAACCCGAAAACTGCGCAGAAATTGCCACGTCCGGTGGATCAGTTTGTCGGTCAGCATGATGCACACATCATCCCGGCCGGATTACCTGGCGCCGGCAATCTGCTGGTGTTCGACAACCAGGGTTCGGCGGGTTATCCGAACGTCACCCTCGGGTTGATTTCCGGCTCGCGCGTGCTGGAAATCGACCCGCTGAAAAACGAGATTATCTGGCAGTACAGCGCTGCGAATTCGAAGCAGCCTGGGTGGGCGTTCTACAGTTCATTCATCAGCAGTGCGCGGCGCCTGCCCAATGGCAACACGCTGATCGACGAGGGCATGAACGGACGGTTTTTCCAGGTGACGGCCGGCGGTGAAAACGTCTGGGAATACGTCAGCCCGTATCTTGGCAAGGCGCCGGGCAGCGACGCGATCAGCAACTGGGTGTATCGGGCGCTCCCTGTGAGTTATGACTGGGTGCCAACGGACACGCCACGCTCCGAGACAGCGGTTATTGCACCCGTTGTCGGCGTGCAGCAAACCAATGCCAGCCGTTAG
- a CDS encoding energy transducer TonB — translation MGNVQTAASAEELLWRQTPGGELVDIGRPHRVPLGQLRLQRAPKGILSRRETILLGVLALVVHGAVIYWISQKPTPVLPIVPPEIPPMTIEFSRPAPPAPPVVEPPPPAPVVEPPPPVEDELAVKPPPPKPVPKPKPVVKQAPKPAPKAVEQPPAPPQPAAPVAAPAPPAPPAPAQVTPASANAAYLKNPAPEYPSLAQRRGWEGTVLLRVHVLASGKPGEIQIAKSSGRQQLDDAALNAVKRWSFVPAKQGDVAQDGWVSVPIDFKIH, via the coding sequence ATGGGCAATGTCCAGACCGCCGCCAGCGCAGAGGAATTGCTGTGGCGTCAGACGCCGGGTGGCGAGTTGGTCGATATCGGCCGGCCGCATCGTGTGCCGTTGGGGCAGTTGCGTTTGCAGCGTGCGCCCAAGGGCATTCTGAGTCGGCGCGAAACAATTCTGCTCGGCGTGCTCGCGCTGGTGGTGCATGGCGCGGTGATCTATTGGATCAGCCAGAAGCCGACGCCGGTGCTGCCGATCGTGCCGCCGGAAATTCCGCCGATGACTATCGAGTTCTCGCGTCCGGCACCGCCAGCACCACCGGTTGTCGAGCCGCCGCCACCTGCGCCAGTGGTTGAACCACCACCGCCAGTGGAAGACGAACTCGCAGTAAAACCACCGCCGCCAAAACCCGTTCCGAAACCCAAGCCGGTGGTTAAACAGGCACCCAAGCCAGCGCCGAAAGCGGTCGAACAACCGCCCGCGCCGCCACAACCGGCAGCCCCGGTTGCGGCGCCAGCACCACCTGCTCCACCCGCGCCGGCACAGGTAACCCCGGCCTCGGCAAATGCCGCGTACCTGAAAAACCCGGCACCGGAATATCCGTCGCTGGCTCAGCGTCGCGGTTGGGAAGGCACGGTGTTGCTGCGCGTGCATGTACTGGCCAGCGGCAAACCGGGCGAGATCCAGATTGCCAAAAGCAGTGGCCGGCAACAGCTCGACGACGCGGCGCTGAACGCTGTGAAACGTTGGAGTTTTGTCCCGGCCAAGCAAGGTGATGTCGCTCAGGACGGCTGGGTCAGCGTGCCCATCGATTTCAAGATTCATTAA